In Yersinia enterocolitica subsp. enterocolitica, one DNA window encodes the following:
- a CDS encoding helix-turn-helix domain-containing protein — MKKQDDFDILPFSEVKANALNHPHVNEAYSDLQIRQAMMTELKAARQRCNLTQEDIARRAGLRKQNISRMEKGIISPNLTTLSRYAAALGGTFVFKFTQKPRCTSKE; from the coding sequence ATGAAAAAACAAGATGATTTTGACATTCTTCCTTTTTCTGAGGTTAAAGCGAACGCTTTAAATCACCCTCATGTAAATGAAGCGTATTCTGACTTGCAGATTAGGCAAGCCATGATGACGGAGCTTAAAGCTGCCCGCCAGCGATGCAATTTGACTCAAGAAGACATTGCACGGAGAGCTGGGTTGAGGAAACAAAATATCAGCCGGATGGAAAAAGGTATCATTTCGCCTAATCTCACGACGTTAAGCCGATATGCCGCAGCATTAGGTGGGACTTTTGTTTTTAAATTTACTCAAAAGCCCCGTTGTACCAGTAAGGAGTAG
- a CDS encoding trypsin-like serine peptidase — MRLSSLLLLSLLPLSVARALPPTDTSNDDSGIADQTTLFFGKDDRTAVTNSSQWPWQAIGQVETASANLCTATLISPRLALTAGHCVLAPPGKIDRAVALRFISHNGHWKYQITSLETLVDAKLGKKLKPDGDGWIVPPAAAAYDYALIRLTNKKPVPIKPLPLWDGTANELTQALKQVDRKITQAGYPLDHLDTLYSHEDCLITGWAQQGVLSHQCDTLPGDSGSPLLLKNGEKWSLIAIQSSAPAAKDRYLADNRALAVTAIKDRLKTLANKATKTSK, encoded by the coding sequence ATGCGTTTATCTTCATTATTACTATTAAGTCTGTTACCTCTTTCCGTGGCTCGTGCCCTTCCCCCCACTGACACGTCAAATGACGACAGCGGTATTGCCGATCAGACTACTCTATTTTTTGGTAAAGATGATCGTACTGCAGTCACGAATAGCTCACAATGGCCATGGCAGGCTATTGGCCAGGTTGAAACAGCCAGCGCCAACCTTTGTACTGCGACTTTAATCTCTCCTCGCCTCGCACTTACCGCTGGGCATTGTGTATTAGCACCGCCAGGTAAGATTGATCGAGCTGTGGCCTTACGGTTTATTTCGCACAACGGTCATTGGAAGTATCAAATTACGAGTCTGGAAACACTGGTTGATGCCAAGTTGGGTAAGAAGCTCAAACCTGATGGCGACGGCTGGATAGTTCCACCCGCAGCTGCTGCATATGACTATGCTCTTATTCGATTAACTAATAAAAAACCAGTCCCTATCAAGCCGTTACCATTGTGGGATGGAACCGCTAATGAGTTGACTCAAGCACTTAAACAAGTTGACCGCAAAATAACACAAGCCGGTTATCCACTTGACCACCTGGATACCCTCTATAGCCATGAAGATTGCCTGATCACCGGCTGGGCGCAACAAGGTGTACTTTCTCATCAATGCGATACATTACCAGGTGATAGCGGCTCGCCCTTGTTACTGAAAAATGGCGAGAAATGGTCTTTGATTGCCATTCAAAGTTCAGCTCCCGCCGCTAAAGACCGTTATTTGGCAGATAACCGGGCTTTGGCGGTCACTGCCATAAAAGACCGGTTAAAAACGCTCGCTAATAAGGCGACTAAAACAAGCAAATAG
- the asr gene encoding acid resistance repetitive basic protein Asr — translation MKTVLALIVAATLGMSSIAFAADTVAPVAAPMATAPAAHSAPAKTMHHKKTTKSVKKADKAAPMQKAQAAKKHHKKATHTKSAPAAK, via the coding sequence ATGAAAACAGTATTAGCTCTGATTGTTGCTGCAACCTTGGGTATGTCTTCTATTGCATTCGCCGCCGATACCGTTGCACCAGTTGCGGCTCCAATGGCTACGGCACCAGCGGCCCATAGTGCTCCTGCCAAAACCATGCATCACAAAAAAACGACAAAATCGGTGAAGAAAGCCGACAAAGCCGCCCCGATGCAAAAAGCGCAAGCCGCTAAGAAACATCACAAAAAAGCGACGCACACTAAATCTGCCCCAGCAGCAAAATAA
- a CDS encoding carboxypeptidase M32 codes for MTTAYQSLRTTFTRLSRFEHLSAIAGWDMQTMMPPKGNLARSEAMAELNVLQHQILTAKQVGEWLKQAEQETLDDIEQANLREMRRHYNNAVLVPEALVEAKSLAGARCEHAWRQQRLANDWHGFAENLREVVKLSREEAAIRAQAAGTSHYDALLNLYEPGTNSADLDRIFGDLKQWLPTLLQKVIAKQENEPCLIPQGPFDLEKQRQLGLNVMKVLGFDFDGGRVDVSVHPFCGGVPQDVRITTRYNEQEFLSALMGIVHETGHARYEQNLPREWLGQPISHARSTAIHESQSLLFEMQLARSKEFLQVIRPLVIQQFGEQPAFDEQNFTALNQRVKTGFIRVDADEVSYPAHVILRYEIEKALISGEIEVDDIPTLWNEKMQQYLGINTEGNYRYGCMQDIHWTDGAFGYFPTYTLGAMYAAQLFQTARGAIPELDSNIANGDLSTLFNWLQKNIWQHGSRYSTAELITKATGESLNPRFFREHLERRYL; via the coding sequence ATGACTACAGCTTATCAATCCCTGCGCACTACATTCACCCGCCTTTCCCGTTTTGAGCACTTATCCGCCATTGCTGGGTGGGATATGCAAACAATGATGCCCCCCAAAGGAAATCTTGCTCGCTCAGAGGCGATGGCAGAGCTAAATGTGCTGCAACACCAGATTCTGACGGCCAAACAGGTTGGCGAGTGGTTGAAACAAGCGGAACAAGAAACTCTGGATGATATTGAGCAGGCAAATCTGCGTGAGATGCGACGGCATTACAATAATGCGGTGTTAGTACCAGAGGCCTTGGTTGAAGCAAAATCACTAGCAGGTGCTCGATGCGAGCACGCATGGCGACAGCAGCGTCTTGCAAATGACTGGCATGGTTTTGCTGAAAATCTACGTGAAGTGGTCAAGTTAAGCCGTGAAGAAGCGGCGATTCGGGCTCAAGCTGCTGGGACATCGCACTATGACGCATTATTGAATTTATATGAGCCGGGAACGAATAGTGCTGATTTGGACCGTATCTTTGGCGACCTTAAACAATGGTTACCGACGTTATTGCAAAAAGTGATCGCCAAGCAAGAAAATGAACCCTGCTTGATACCACAAGGGCCATTTGACCTGGAAAAACAGCGTCAACTTGGGCTGAATGTGATGAAAGTATTGGGCTTCGATTTTGATGGCGGACGAGTCGACGTCAGTGTGCACCCATTCTGCGGAGGTGTTCCTCAGGATGTACGCATCACTACTCGTTATAATGAACAAGAGTTTCTCAGTGCGTTAATGGGGATTGTTCATGAAACGGGTCATGCGAGGTATGAGCAAAATTTACCCCGTGAATGGTTAGGTCAGCCTATATCGCATGCACGCTCTACTGCAATTCACGAATCCCAAAGCTTACTGTTTGAAATGCAATTAGCTCGCAGTAAGGAGTTTCTGCAAGTCATCCGCCCTCTGGTTATACAGCAATTTGGTGAACAACCTGCGTTTGATGAGCAAAACTTCACTGCCTTGAATCAACGCGTCAAGACCGGTTTTATCCGGGTTGATGCTGATGAGGTTAGCTACCCTGCCCACGTGATTTTGCGCTATGAAATTGAAAAAGCATTGATTAGTGGTGAAATCGAGGTAGATGATATCCCTACGCTGTGGAATGAGAAGATGCAGCAATATCTGGGGATAAACACTGAAGGAAATTATCGCTATGGGTGTATGCAAGATATCCATTGGACGGATGGCGCCTTTGGTTATTTCCCAACCTATACTCTGGGTGCCATGTATGCTGCTCAACTTTTCCAAACTGCGCGTGGCGCTATCCCTGAATTAGATAGCAATATCGCCAACGGCGATTTGAGTACCCTATTCAATTGGTTACAGAAAAATATCTGGCAACACGGAAGCCGTTACTCAACCGCAGAGTTGATTACCAAAGCAACCGGAGAATCACTTAACCCTCGTTTTTTCCGTGAGCACTTAGAACGCCGTTATTTATAA